Proteins from a single region of Manis javanica isolate MJ-LG chromosome 5, MJ_LKY, whole genome shotgun sequence:
- the KCTD8 gene encoding BTB/POZ domain-containing protein KCTD8 isoform X3, producing MALKDTGGGGSTILPISEMVSSSSSPAASAAAAPGPCAPSPFPEVVELNVGGQVYVTKHSTLLSVPDSTLASMFSPSSPRGGARRRGELPRDSRARFFIDRDGFLFRYVLDYLRDKQLALPEHFPEKERLLREAEYFQLTDLVKLLSPKVTKQNSLNDEGCQSDLEDNVSQGSSDALLLRGAAAAAPSGPGAHGGGAADRRSGFLTLGYRGSYTTVRDNQADAKFRRVARIMVCGRIALAKEVFADTLNESRDPDRPPEKYTSRFYLKFTYLEQAFDRLSEAGFHMVACNSSGTAAFVNQYRDDKIWSSYTEYIFFRSQEKKMKMRPINIFVAAYGNEA from the coding sequence ATGGCTCTGAAGGAcaccggcggcggcggcagcaccATCCTGCCCATTAGCGAGATGGTGTCCTCGTCCAGCTCGCCCGCCGCGTCGGCAGCCGCCGCCCCGGGGCCCTGCGCGCCCTCGCCCTTCCCAGAAGTGGTGGAGCTGAACGTGGGAGGCCAGGTCTATGTGACCAAGCACTCGACGCTGCTCAGCGTCCCGGACAGCACGCTGGCCAGTATgttctctccctccagcccccggGGCGGCGCGCGGCGCCGGGGCGAGCTGCCCAGGGACAGCAGGGCGCGCTTCTTCATCGACCGGGACGGCTTCCTCTTCAGGTACGTGCTGGACTATCTGCGGGACAAGCAGCTCGCGCTGCCAGAGCACTTCCCCGAGAAGGAGCGGCTCCTGCGCGAGGCCGAGTACTTCCAGCTCACCGACCTGGTCAAGCTGCTGTCGCCCAAGGTCACCAAGCAGAACTCGCTCAACGACGAGGGCTGCCAAAGCGACCTGGAGGACAATGTCTCGCAGGGCAGCAGCGACGCGCTGCTGCTGCGCGGGGCGGCGGCCGCGGCGCCCTCGGGCCCCGGAGCGCACGGCGGCGGCGCGGCGGACAGGCGCTCCGGCTTCCTCACGCTCGGCTACCGCGGCTCCTACACCACGGTGCGCGACAACCAGGCGGACGCCAAGTTCCGGCGTGTGGCGCGCATCATGGTGTGCGGGCGCATCGCGCTGGCCAAGGAGGTCTTCGCCGACACGCTCAACGAGAGCCGCGACCCTGACCGGCCTCCCGAGAAGTACACGTCCCGCTTCTACCTCAAGTTCACCTACTTGGAGCAGGCGTTCGATCGCCTGTCAGAGGCCGGCTTCCACATGGTGGCGTGTAACTCCTCGGGCACCGCCGCCTTCGTCAACCAGTACCGCGACGACAAGATCTGGAGCAGCTACACCGAGTACATCTTCTTCC
- the KCTD8 gene encoding BTB/POZ domain-containing protein KCTD8 isoform X2, with protein MALKDTGGGGSTILPISEMVSSSSSPAASAAAAPGPCAPSPFPEVVELNVGGQVYVTKHSTLLSVPDSTLASMFSPSSPRGGARRRGELPRDSRARFFIDRDGFLFRYVLDYLRDKQLALPEHFPEKERLLREAEYFQLTDLVKLLSPKVTKQNSLNDEGCQSDLEDNVSQGSSDALLLRGAAAAAPSGPGAHGGGAADRRSGFLTLGYRGSYTTVRDNQADAKFRRVARIMVCGRIALAKEVFADTLNESRDPDRPPEKYTSRFYLKFTYLEQAFDRLSEAGFHMVACNSSGTAAFVNQYRDDKIWSSYTEYIFFRGCLGRKKRREVTWSKLLINSPSR; from the coding sequence ATGGCTCTGAAGGAcaccggcggcggcggcagcaccATCCTGCCCATTAGCGAGATGGTGTCCTCGTCCAGCTCGCCCGCCGCGTCGGCAGCCGCCGCCCCGGGGCCCTGCGCGCCCTCGCCCTTCCCAGAAGTGGTGGAGCTGAACGTGGGAGGCCAGGTCTATGTGACCAAGCACTCGACGCTGCTCAGCGTCCCGGACAGCACGCTGGCCAGTATgttctctccctccagcccccggGGCGGCGCGCGGCGCCGGGGCGAGCTGCCCAGGGACAGCAGGGCGCGCTTCTTCATCGACCGGGACGGCTTCCTCTTCAGGTACGTGCTGGACTATCTGCGGGACAAGCAGCTCGCGCTGCCAGAGCACTTCCCCGAGAAGGAGCGGCTCCTGCGCGAGGCCGAGTACTTCCAGCTCACCGACCTGGTCAAGCTGCTGTCGCCCAAGGTCACCAAGCAGAACTCGCTCAACGACGAGGGCTGCCAAAGCGACCTGGAGGACAATGTCTCGCAGGGCAGCAGCGACGCGCTGCTGCTGCGCGGGGCGGCGGCCGCGGCGCCCTCGGGCCCCGGAGCGCACGGCGGCGGCGCGGCGGACAGGCGCTCCGGCTTCCTCACGCTCGGCTACCGCGGCTCCTACACCACGGTGCGCGACAACCAGGCGGACGCCAAGTTCCGGCGTGTGGCGCGCATCATGGTGTGCGGGCGCATCGCGCTGGCCAAGGAGGTCTTCGCCGACACGCTCAACGAGAGCCGCGACCCTGACCGGCCTCCCGAGAAGTACACGTCCCGCTTCTACCTCAAGTTCACCTACTTGGAGCAGGCGTTCGATCGCCTGTCAGAGGCCGGCTTCCACATGGTGGCGTGTAACTCCTCGGGCACCGCCGCCTTCGTCAACCAGTACCGCGACGACAAGATCTGGAGCAGCTACACCGAGTACATCTTCTTCC
- the KCTD8 gene encoding BTB/POZ domain-containing protein KCTD8 isoform X5 gives MALKDTGGGGSTILPISEMVSSSSSPAASAAAAPGPCAPSPFPEVVELNVGGQVYVTKHSTLLSVPDSTLASMFSPSSPRGGARRRGELPRDSRARFFIDRDGFLFRYVLDYLRDKQLALPEHFPEKERLLREAEYFQLTDLVKLLSPKVTKQNSLNDEGCQSDLEDNVSQGSSDALLLRGAAAAAPSGPGAHGGGAADRRSGFLTLGYRGSYTTVRDNQADAKFRRVARIMVCGRIALAKEVFADTLNESRDPDRPPEKYTSRFYLKFTYLEQAFDRLSEAGFHMVACNSSGTAAFVNQYRDDKIWSSYTEYIFFQQNCCD, from the coding sequence ATGGCTCTGAAGGAcaccggcggcggcggcagcaccATCCTGCCCATTAGCGAGATGGTGTCCTCGTCCAGCTCGCCCGCCGCGTCGGCAGCCGCCGCCCCGGGGCCCTGCGCGCCCTCGCCCTTCCCAGAAGTGGTGGAGCTGAACGTGGGAGGCCAGGTCTATGTGACCAAGCACTCGACGCTGCTCAGCGTCCCGGACAGCACGCTGGCCAGTATgttctctccctccagcccccggGGCGGCGCGCGGCGCCGGGGCGAGCTGCCCAGGGACAGCAGGGCGCGCTTCTTCATCGACCGGGACGGCTTCCTCTTCAGGTACGTGCTGGACTATCTGCGGGACAAGCAGCTCGCGCTGCCAGAGCACTTCCCCGAGAAGGAGCGGCTCCTGCGCGAGGCCGAGTACTTCCAGCTCACCGACCTGGTCAAGCTGCTGTCGCCCAAGGTCACCAAGCAGAACTCGCTCAACGACGAGGGCTGCCAAAGCGACCTGGAGGACAATGTCTCGCAGGGCAGCAGCGACGCGCTGCTGCTGCGCGGGGCGGCGGCCGCGGCGCCCTCGGGCCCCGGAGCGCACGGCGGCGGCGCGGCGGACAGGCGCTCCGGCTTCCTCACGCTCGGCTACCGCGGCTCCTACACCACGGTGCGCGACAACCAGGCGGACGCCAAGTTCCGGCGTGTGGCGCGCATCATGGTGTGCGGGCGCATCGCGCTGGCCAAGGAGGTCTTCGCCGACACGCTCAACGAGAGCCGCGACCCTGACCGGCCTCCCGAGAAGTACACGTCCCGCTTCTACCTCAAGTTCACCTACTTGGAGCAGGCGTTCGATCGCCTGTCAGAGGCCGGCTTCCACATGGTGGCGTGTAACTCCTCGGGCACCGCCGCCTTCGTCAACCAGTACCGCGACGACAAGATCTGGAGCAGCTACACCGAGTACATCTTCTTCC
- the KCTD8 gene encoding BTB/POZ domain-containing protein KCTD8 isoform X4: protein MALKDTGGGGSTILPISEMVSSSSSPAASAAAAPGPCAPSPFPEVVELNVGGQVYVTKHSTLLSVPDSTLASMFSPSSPRGGARRRGELPRDSRARFFIDRDGFLFRYVLDYLRDKQLALPEHFPEKERLLREAEYFQLTDLVKLLSPKVTKQNSLNDEGCQSDLEDNVSQGSSDALLLRGAAAAAPSGPGAHGGGAADRRSGFLTLGYRGSYTTVRDNQADAKFRRVARIMVCGRIALAKEVFADTLNESRDPDRPPEKYTSRFYLKFTYLEQAFDRLSEAGFHMVACNSSGTAAFVNQYRDDKIWSSYTEYIFFRSEEGYSDQKCYHLSLRM from the coding sequence ATGGCTCTGAAGGAcaccggcggcggcggcagcaccATCCTGCCCATTAGCGAGATGGTGTCCTCGTCCAGCTCGCCCGCCGCGTCGGCAGCCGCCGCCCCGGGGCCCTGCGCGCCCTCGCCCTTCCCAGAAGTGGTGGAGCTGAACGTGGGAGGCCAGGTCTATGTGACCAAGCACTCGACGCTGCTCAGCGTCCCGGACAGCACGCTGGCCAGTATgttctctccctccagcccccggGGCGGCGCGCGGCGCCGGGGCGAGCTGCCCAGGGACAGCAGGGCGCGCTTCTTCATCGACCGGGACGGCTTCCTCTTCAGGTACGTGCTGGACTATCTGCGGGACAAGCAGCTCGCGCTGCCAGAGCACTTCCCCGAGAAGGAGCGGCTCCTGCGCGAGGCCGAGTACTTCCAGCTCACCGACCTGGTCAAGCTGCTGTCGCCCAAGGTCACCAAGCAGAACTCGCTCAACGACGAGGGCTGCCAAAGCGACCTGGAGGACAATGTCTCGCAGGGCAGCAGCGACGCGCTGCTGCTGCGCGGGGCGGCGGCCGCGGCGCCCTCGGGCCCCGGAGCGCACGGCGGCGGCGCGGCGGACAGGCGCTCCGGCTTCCTCACGCTCGGCTACCGCGGCTCCTACACCACGGTGCGCGACAACCAGGCGGACGCCAAGTTCCGGCGTGTGGCGCGCATCATGGTGTGCGGGCGCATCGCGCTGGCCAAGGAGGTCTTCGCCGACACGCTCAACGAGAGCCGCGACCCTGACCGGCCTCCCGAGAAGTACACGTCCCGCTTCTACCTCAAGTTCACCTACTTGGAGCAGGCGTTCGATCGCCTGTCAGAGGCCGGCTTCCACATGGTGGCGTGTAACTCCTCGGGCACCGCCGCCTTCGTCAACCAGTACCGCGACGACAAGATCTGGAGCAGCTACACCGAGTACATCTTCTTCC